The window AAAATCTTTACAGAGGCAAAAAAACACGGAATTTATCAAAGAACATTAGGAAACATAATCATGATAGTGCCACCGCTTGCAATATCAGAACAAGAGTTAGATTACATGATGAGAGGAATCATCAAAACAATCAAGAATGTTACACATTTAGCATAAGTTCAATATCAAGACAATTTGCCAAACATTTTCTCGTTCAAGTACTTATTGTTTAAAAATATTCAAACCATACATGGTAAACCATCACAGAGTATCAGGTTTACAATTAAAAGAATCTTAATTAATGGATTAAAAGCCAAGTATGTCAATGTCTAGTGAGATCGAATTCATAACAGCATGTAAAGAAAAGGTTCTGTCAGGGCAAAAAATCTCAAAAGAAGAATCGGACAGATTAATCAACACGCCAGAAGAATATTTACAAATTTTATCTGATGCGGCTAATGAGATCACACGAAAACTATGTGGCAATGTGGTAGATGTAGAATCTTTGATAAATGCAAAAAAAGGCAAATGTCAAGAAGATTGTTCATTTTGTTCACAGTCCGCATTTTACAAAACAGATATTGATACATACAAATTGTTACCGCCAGAGACAATAGTCCAAAATGCAATGCTTTCAAAAAATGACGGAGTGAAAAGCTTTTGTCTTGTTTGCGCATGGCGTGGACCAACAGAAAAAGATTTTGAGCAAATTTCTTCAATAATAGACAAGATCAACAAGGAGGTCGGAATTGAAGTCAATTGTTCTCTCGGGTTTATTACTCAAGACATGGCATTGAAATTAAAAAAACTTGGAGTAAAGAGGTACAACCACAATCTAGAAGCTCCAAGAAGTTTCTTTTCTCAAATATGTACTACACATACATACGATGATAGAATGGAAACTAATCTTATTGTTAAAAATGCAGGTTTAGAATTGTGTTGTGGTGGCATAATAGGAATGGGAGAGACAAGAATGCAAAGACTGGAGCTTGGATTAGATCTTGCAGGGCTCAGTCCAGAAGAATGCCCAATAAATGTACTGGTACCACAGCAGGGAACCCCACTTGAATTACAAACAAGATTATCAATATCTGAGATACTTAGAACAATTGCTGTCTTTAGATTCTTGATGCCAAAAACAATATTGAAAATAGCTGGAGGACGAGAAGTCTACCTTTCAAATGATCAAGAAAGAGCACTACTTGGAGGCGCAAATGGTATTATCACTGGAGGATATCTCACTATTGGGGGAAACTCACCACCTGATGACTTTCAGATGATATCAAAAATAGGCCTTGAAGCCTAAAACTAGTTTTATCAAAGAAAAATTAAAGAATATCAAAGAGAACAACTTGTATCGTACACTTGTGTACAACAAGGTTGCGGGACCTTATATCACAATCAACGGAAGAAAGCATATCAATTTATCATCCAATGATTATCTAGGACTAGGTTTCAAACCAGTTGTATCTCAAATACAATCAAGTTCAAGATTAATTGCAGGAAATGATATATCATTTAAGAAATTAGAAAATGTTCTAGCACATCACAAGTCAAAAGAGGCAGCGCTGGTATTTCCAACAGGATACATGGCAAATCTCGGGATAATTCCTGCACTGGCTCAAAAAAATGATCTAATAGTAAGTGATGAGCTAAACCATGCAAGCATAATTGACGCATGTAGATTATCACCTGCAAAGAAAACAATCTATGAGCATAACAATATCACAGATTTGGAAAAAAAATTAAAGAACAAGGCCAAGCACAAATTCGTAATAACAGAGGGCATATTTTCAATGAACGGTGATTTTGCAAAACTTGATGATATCGCAAAAATATGTAGAGAAAATAATGCATTTTTATTACTAGATGATGCACATGGAGATTTCGTAGTAGGTAGAGATGGAAAAGGTTCTGCAGATCAGTTCAGAGTTACAAAAAACGTTGATGTCTACATAAGTAGTTTAAGCAAAGCATTGGGCGCATTTGGAGGATATATTGCAGCAAACAAGGAAATAATCGAACTTGCAATAAACACATCAAGATCGTTTATTTACACATCAGCATTGCCTGGTTTTTTGGCAGACCTTGCACTAAAAAGAATTCAGACAAACAGAGAAAAAAATAGACTTGGATTATGGGAAAAAACAAGGTTGTTTACTTCAGGTTTGAAATCCATAGGATACAACATAGAATCACAGAGTCACATCATACCGATAATAACAAAAGATGAGAAAAAAACCTTGGAATTTGCCAAATATTTAAGAGAAAACAGAATATTTGCTCACCCTATAAGATATCCAACCGTAAGTCAGGGAGAAGCCAGAATAAGAATATCCATAACAGATTGGCTCACAAAAGACATGATATTGCAATCATTAGACACGTTAGAAAAGGCAGGAAAAAAATTTCAAGTTATCTAAGTGTTGATTTGGAAGAGATTTGGAACAAGGTATTAATAAAAAAACAACACTTGTAATGCAATGGTAGAACTTAGCATAGGCATTGCAGCAGTAGCAGGATTGGGTTCGTTTCTTGCACCATGCATTTTACCAATGATTCCAGCATTTCTGGCATATATTTCAGGAAGCACTATAACAGAACTTCAGAAAAACAATGGCACTGTAAACATTTCAGTAAACAGACTCAACATAATAATGAACACATTATTTTTTGTAGCAGGGTTTACGATTGTATTTTCTATACTAGGAGTAGTTTTAAACAGCGTACTTGTAACAACTGCAGGTACACTTTTTACAAATTTTAATCACATTGGGGGCATCATCATAGCAGCATTCGGAGTGTTCATGTTATTATCTTCCAAAATATCAAAACTTAATTTTGAAAAAAAGATCATACCAAATAGAACAAAATCAAGTTATCCACTCTCGTTTGTATTTGGTCTTGCATTTGCAACTGGCTGGACACCATGTATAGGACCAATACTTGGCAGTATTTTGACTCTTGCTGCTACAACCCCCAGTCATGCATTTTTATTACTTCTTAGCTATTCACTTGGATTAGGAATTCCATTTATCATAATGGGAGTGTTTTTTTCCAGATTCACCCGATTCATAAGATCAATGAGTCGACATCTCAGATACTATACAGTCATAATGGGATCTCTTATCATCACATTAGGTATTCTAGTGTACACTAATCAACTTGCTGCAATTGCAAGCTTTCCACTACTAAACAATCTGTTATTAGGATGAAAATATGAAAAAAGAGATTAAAACCGCAGCAATTGGTGCGGTAATCATAGTTGCCCTGATAGTAGGTGTAGAAGCATTTTTGACATCATTAGATAAAACAACTCAAAATGCTGGAAATTTTTCAATTATAAACGGTACAAAACTTGGAACAAACCATATTTCAAACACATCGTCATACCAAGATGAAAACAATTATCCACTTGCTCCAGGTCTAACAGGAATTGCAAGTTACATAAATACAACTCCAGAAGAATTACAAACAAAAATGAAAGACAAAGTGATATTGTATGATTTCTGGACATATAGTTGCATAAACTGCATCAGAACGTTTCCATATCTTAAAGCATGGAATGACAAATATGCAGACAAAGGATTATTGATAATAGGAGTACACTCTCCAGAATTTGAATTTGAAAAAGATCCTAACAATGTAAAAATGGCAGTACAAAAATACAATTTGACATATCCGATAGTATTAGATAGTGATCACAGAACATGGGATGCATTTTCAAACAGATATTGGCCAGCAGAATACATAACAGATGACATGGGACACATACGACATACAAACTTTGGAGAAGGAGAGTACGATCAAACAGAACAAGTCATACAACAATTGCTTGATCAGCGAGCACACAGACTTGGACTAAACATCACCGCAGATCAGGGCTTGGTAAATTTACAAGAGCATGCATTTTCACTATATCAGACCCCTGAGCTTTATTTCGGATATGATTTTGCAGATGGGAGAAACTATTTTGGAAATCCAGAAGGATTTCAACCAGAAAAAATAGTCAGATATACCATGCCTTCTGAATTACAAAAAGATCACTTTTACTTGGACGGCCAATGGCAGAATCTTCACGACAGCATGAAGCTTGTATCAGATAATGGAAAAATAGTACTGCCATATTCTGCCAAAGACGTCCACATAGTAGCATCAGGAATTGGCAATCAAATCCAAATTTTGCTAGATGGCAAAACAATCACAAATAGTGACCAAGGTCAAGACACCAAAAATGGACTAGTTACAATCTCGGAGAACAGATTGTACAACATTGTATCCTCACAGCAGGCAGGATCACACACTCTTACAATAATAGGACATCCTGGTTTTCAAATATACACATTTACCTTTGGTTGATCAATATAGTATATTTCTAAATTCGAATTTAGAAATATTAAAGCCAATTGCGAGTGTAACTTCAGTAGGCTGTAACTGTAGTTACACATCAAGTGAGAACATGAGTGTTTAAAGCATCATTGTGAATCATGCGCAGTAACAAATGAACTTTACAAACAAGTGGAACGTGCAAAAAGAAAGTATTTCTCAAAAAGTAATGGACAAGGTAAAACCAGACGCCCCATTGAAACCAAAGATCGATGAGGCTCAGAAAAAATTACAATTACAGATAATAAAACTAGATTCTATCTCAAAAAAACTCAAGGAAAAAGATGATTTCATATTCAAAAAAGTTGTTGAAGCAGTAAGATCGCACAACGGTGCATATTCTAATGCATATGCAATAGAATTGAATGAGATTAGAAAAATGAACAGGATGGTCACAGGTGCAAAACTTGCCATGGAACAGATTCAACTCAGATTGAACACAATATCCGAGCTTGGAGATGTGGTGGTAACTCTAAGTCCATGTATGTCCATAATCAAGGGACTTGGAACAGGCCTTAGCGGATTGATGCCTGCAGCAGATTCTTCCATGACAGATTTGTCAAACATATTGGGAGAAATCATGTCAGGTGCATCAGTTAGTGGTGATAACACATTCACGTTAGATACTACAAACTCTGAGACAAACCAGATATTAGAAGAAGCACAATCCATACTAGAAGGTCATGTAAGACAAAGTCTGCCTGATCTTCCTCCAACACTTGGTTCCACAGCAAAGGCTCCAGAACCTATCTAGAGCGTTTTTTACTCAATTCTACAAAGTGTTTTTTTATCCTAGATATGGTGGGGTAACTATAACCCATTTTCCTATAGTTTGCGATCATCATTTTCCAGTTTTTTAATCTCCACTGAGCTTGTTCTGCAGTAACAGAGTGAATTTCTTTGCGTATTATGCTCTTTCTACCTACTTTGAGTACTCCTGCATCCTTTGCGGTCCATCTCCTATGTGCAAAATTTAAACCAGATAGGATCTCAGAAAGAGGCATTTCGATAAAAAACTCTTGAATTTTTTGTATTTCTATATCAGTGGGTTTTTTTGTAACAGCCAAGTTAATTTCATATCTTTCCATATTCGAATTTTGAAATATTGCTCTTAATTAGCATATTGATAAACGCGTGAAATATACATCATTTTCTTTTTTTGGAGAATAAATTTTACAATTCCCATCATTAAGAGATTAACATAATTAGTTATTACCATTTTTTGGAAGATGAATATTTTATACATGGAGCGAATACAGATTACATGGAACAAAAGATCACGCTTAATTCAAAATCACCCACTTTTTCAGACATGTTCACACAATACATTTCAGATATTGCGCTTGAAGTGGAAGCAATCAAGTTAAGGAATTTAAAAAATGATTCAGAGAGCATAGATGAACACCTGGCACGAATTAATATAGCTCTTCTCGGAATCATGGAGGCAAAATTGAGTCTTGCTGAAAAGGTGTTACAATCTCAATCAGATAAACCGAGTACATAAATACAATATCTAAATCCTATATCTAAAACCCAGGAGAGGTAGAAAATAATTCATCATCAGCATCCATTGTCTTTTTCATTGTCTTGAATTTTTCTGCAAGTAACGATAAATCAACTAGCTTGCCAGTTTCTTTATTTTTCAAGTTGACATAATACAATACTCTATCATTAAATTTGTCAGGAGTGATCTCTCTTATCATAACTTCTCCAGTGGATATAATTTTGGCCATCTTTTCTCTTTCTTTTTGTTCAAGTTTAGTTTTTTCAGACTCTAGATGCTGCCTATGATTTTCATATCCCAATTTCATTTCCTTTAGTTCAGTCTCTAGCTTAGTAAGCACTTCACTTACAGCCCCCACTTCTGTTGCCTTGTCCTTTGAAGTATCAGAAAGGGGTTCTTTTTTAGAGATGGGCGGTTTTACATCCAGTTGTAGATCTTCAGACTTTTCTGTAACAAGTTTTACAGATATAGACTTTGGAATCTTTTTTGCCACCATGCCAAATGCCATTATTCCCATCCCTACAAC of the Candidatus Nitrosotalea sinensis genome contains:
- the bioB gene encoding biotin synthase BioB, with amino-acid sequence MSSEIEFITACKEKVLSGQKISKEESDRLINTPEEYLQILSDAANEITRKLCGNVVDVESLINAKKGKCQEDCSFCSQSAFYKTDIDTYKLLPPETIVQNAMLSKNDGVKSFCLVCAWRGPTEKDFEQISSIIDKINKEVGIEVNCSLGFITQDMALKLKKLGVKRYNHNLEAPRSFFSQICTTHTYDDRMETNLIVKNAGLELCCGGIIGMGETRMQRLELGLDLAGLSPEECPINVLVPQQGTPLELQTRLSISEILRTIAVFRFLMPKTILKIAGGREVYLSNDQERALLGGANGIITGGYLTIGGNSPPDDFQMISKIGLEA
- a CDS encoding aminotransferase class I/II-fold pyridoxal phosphate-dependent enzyme; protein product: MKPKTSFIKEKLKNIKENNLYRTLVYNKVAGPYITINGRKHINLSSNDYLGLGFKPVVSQIQSSSRLIAGNDISFKKLENVLAHHKSKEAALVFPTGYMANLGIIPALAQKNDLIVSDELNHASIIDACRLSPAKKTIYEHNNITDLEKKLKNKAKHKFVITEGIFSMNGDFAKLDDIAKICRENNAFLLLDDAHGDFVVGRDGKGSADQFRVTKNVDVYISSLSKALGAFGGYIAANKEIIELAINTSRSFIYTSALPGFLADLALKRIQTNREKNRLGLWEKTRLFTSGLKSIGYNIESQSHIIPIITKDEKKTLEFAKYLRENRIFAHPIRYPTVSQGEARIRISITDWLTKDMILQSLDTLEKAGKKFQVI
- a CDS encoding cytochrome c biogenesis CcdA family protein, with product MVELSIGIAAVAGLGSFLAPCILPMIPAFLAYISGSTITELQKNNGTVNISVNRLNIIMNTLFFVAGFTIVFSILGVVLNSVLVTTAGTLFTNFNHIGGIIIAAFGVFMLLSSKISKLNFEKKIIPNRTKSSYPLSFVFGLAFATGWTPCIGPILGSILTLAATTPSHAFLLLLSYSLGLGIPFIIMGVFFSRFTRFIRSMSRHLRYYTVIMGSLIITLGILVYTNQLAAIASFPLLNNLLLG
- a CDS encoding redoxin domain-containing protein, encoding MKKEIKTAAIGAVIIVALIVGVEAFLTSLDKTTQNAGNFSIINGTKLGTNHISNTSSYQDENNYPLAPGLTGIASYINTTPEELQTKMKDKVILYDFWTYSCINCIRTFPYLKAWNDKYADKGLLIIGVHSPEFEFEKDPNNVKMAVQKYNLTYPIVLDSDHRTWDAFSNRYWPAEYITDDMGHIRHTNFGEGEYDQTEQVIQQLLDQRAHRLGLNITADQGLVNLQEHAFSLYQTPELYFGYDFADGRNYFGNPEGFQPEKIVRYTMPSELQKDHFYLDGQWQNLHDSMKLVSDNGKIVLPYSAKDVHIVASGIGNQIQILLDGKTITNSDQGQDTKNGLVTISENRLYNIVSSQQAGSHTLTIIGHPGFQIYTFTFG
- a CDS encoding Snf7 family protein is translated as MNFTNKWNVQKESISQKVMDKVKPDAPLKPKIDEAQKKLQLQIIKLDSISKKLKEKDDFIFKKVVEAVRSHNGAYSNAYAIELNEIRKMNRMVTGAKLAMEQIQLRLNTISELGDVVVTLSPCMSIIKGLGTGLSGLMPAADSSMTDLSNILGEIMSGASVSGDNTFTLDTTNSETNQILEEAQSILEGHVRQSLPDLPPTLGSTAKAPEPI